GATCTTTTTTGCGTCAAAGAAGTCAACTTCACACACGTCCATCGATTCCGATTTTTCAAGATCAAGGCGCTTTGTGTTTTTTTCTCGTGTGTGCATGATATGACAAACAATTAAACAATCATTTAACTGTTAAATACAAAAAATCTGTCGTGATGTCAAGTGTTACGAATCCCGCTGAAATAAATCTTGCATTTATCTCGCTCCGGTTATATATTCGCCTTTGCAAAAATGATACGCACCCGTAGCTCAATTGGATAGAGCATCTGACTACGGATCAGAAGGTTTGGGGTTCAAATCCCTACGGGTGTACAAACTAAAACCCTTTGACCTCAAAGGGTTTTTTAATTCCGTCCTTGTTATTATGGAACCAATACTTGTAGTAATTCCAGCATACAATTCCGAGTCTTCATTAGGAAATGTGATTGCTAAGATTCGTCATCACCTGACAGCTTCTGGATACCCGTATGATATTTTGGTAATAAATGACGGCTCTACAGATCTGACCGCAGGGATAGCAACAGGGCTCGGCGTTTTACTTGTAAATCACGCTGAGAATCTGGGAAAAGGAGCAGCGTTAAAATCAGCTTTCCAATACGCCGACAAAAATAAATATGCTGTGATAGCTACTATAGATGCAGATCTTCAGCATGATCCGTCTTCACTACCTTCAATGTTATCTCTATTTATGTCCGGTAACTACGACCTTATAATCGGAGCTAGACAGTTCAAGGCAAATAAAATGTCGCTGAGCCGAATTATTTCGAATCGCCTTACCAGCCGGCTGATATCTATGCGCGCCAAACAACCCATACTTGACAGCCAATCCGGTTATAGAATTATACGAACGTCGGCAATTAAAAATATTACTATTAGAACGTCACGATTTGAAACTGAATCGGAAATATTAATACGTTTAGCGCAAAATCACTGCCGAATTGGGTTTTTCCCGATTGATACCCTATACGCCGGGGAGAAGAGCCATATTCGACATATACAGGATACATTGCGCTTTATCAAAATGTATTTTCACACAATTTTTAATTAACCCAGTCAAAGGGCACGCAGAATGGAACTACTGAAGGATTTAATTGACATTGTTCTACACTTAGATTCTCACCTGGCAGAACTCATAGCCAACTATGGAGCATGGACTTATGCTATTTTATTTTTAATTATTTTTTGTGAGACTGGATTAGTCATATTCCCTATACTTCCCGGTGATTCATTGCTATTTGCGGCCGGAGCCTTAGCTGCAACGACAGAATTGGACGTACATACACTAGCAGTCCTGCTGACTGCGGCCGCTGTGCTTGGAGATTCGGTGAATTACGCTATCGGTAAAAGAATAGGTCCAAAAGTATTTCATTATGAAGATTCTAAATTCTTTAACAAACAACATCTTATACGCACACATGAGTTTTATGAACGATACGGAGGCGTGACGATTATTGTGGCGCGTTTTATTCCTATCATCCGAACTTTTGCACCCTTTGTTGCCGGAATAGGAGCCATGACTTACTCAAAATTTATACTATATAATATTTTCGGTGGAATTTTTTGGATCGTTTCATTATTGTACGCGGGCTACTTTTTTGGAAACATCCCGATAGTAAAGGACAACTTTTCTCTCGTGATCCTTGCCATTATTTTTATTTCTATTCTGCCGGGACTCGTTGCCTATTTGCAAGCAAAGATAAAAAGAGAATAACGAAGGCAATTACTCACGTTAATACTTGTAAGCAATTTTCATTGAGGCGAAACCTCACCCTCACAGCGAATCGCCTCTAATTAATTTTGTAAAATTGTATAAAAAAGAAAACCCCGTAAGAAAAATCTTACGGGGTTTTTTGTAATCAATTATTCTTAAGGCTATTTGAGCATGATCATCTTGCGGGTCTGCGTGAATTTATCTTTACCGTCAGCTGAAACGGCCGTTAATCGATAAATGTAGATACCGCTGGCAACCGATTGATTGTATTTATTCAATCCGTTCCATACCGCTTGTTGGAACCCGGCATCCATACGGCGATCAACTAACGTCACGACTTCCTGCCCGAGAATATTATACACCTTCAGAGATACTTTTGCCGACACGGGTAATCTGAATTTGATTGTCGTTTCAGGATTAAACGGATTCGGCGCGTTGGGCTCTAAGGTAAATTTATTCGGTAATTCCACCGTGACGGTCACGTCATTGTGGTATGTAACGCTTCCATCAAAAGCAACGTCTGCCAGCCGGTAGAGATAGGTCTTACCTAATTCTACAGAATAATCAATCTCACTGTAATCCGTAGCCGAACTAGTTGAGCCTTGGCCTTCAACCGTCATAATGGATTGGAATGCTTGATTCTTACTGAGATCGGCTGAAACCTCTTTTCGTTCTATAAACCAGTAGGCATTGTCAAGTTCACTCTCTGTTCTCCACACGAGCCGCACTTTGTTTTCATACGGAACTGCTTTGAACTTGCCGCTTAATAAGACCGGCACACTATTGTCCGGACTTAGCGTTCCATAAGCATAATAGGTTCCTGTTCCGGAAGAATTTGTAAACAGAATGTTAGCATTACCGCCTGAATCACGCCCGGCAGGAGATATCGTTTGGTAACCGGCACCAACAAGTGTGGTCCAGTTTAAACTATCTGCTGAACGCATCACCCGGATGCTGTCCGGCTTACTTACACCTTCAATATCACCACCGATACCAACATTCGTTTTTATACTTATGCGTACTGTATCGGACGTAGCATTAAAAACCAACCCGCTATCAATTGAGATTCGATAAAAGCGAGCAGTCGATATGGCATTGATATCAGCGGGTTTAGATGAAACTGTCACGCCCCTGGGTATGATCTCGACCCGAACTCTTGTTCTTGAAGCAGCTGTTGAACCCGTAACTCTCACCGGTCGATAGAAACTTCCGTTTCCAACTTCGAAATTTCTTCCAACATTATTAGTCGAAGCCGGGAACGTGATAGCCATTTTGCCGTCAACATAGGACGTTGAATCGCCCCCTGATATCGGAGTAATGGCGCTATTCATTAATCGCATGATATTGTTTCCCATGCGAATGATTCCCTTAGTGAGGGTCAACGTACGAGTAAGTTGTAAGCTATCGTTAGTTCCGGTAACAACCACTTTCGCTCCGGCAGCCGTCCTATTAATTGAAAAATCTCTAAACGATCTGGCCACGGCGCCGCTGGCAAATCTTAGCGTATCGTTAACCGTTGTGCCGCTCATACTGAGATCAGTCGAGTCGGATGACGTGATCGTGCCGGTACCGCCCGGATAAGTTATATTTCCTCCTAAGACCCACCGATTTCCTCGTCCCAACGACAAATTATTTCCAGCATTAATTGTCAGTACATTCTGGACGGTATCCAATTGCTGAAATACCCCCGGCGTTCCGCTGTAAATAAACGAAACACCGGCACTGTTGTTGATAGTTAGATTGTAGAAACTGGCAGTGCCGCCCGCAGCAGTGGCTCTTGTAATTCGCTGCAAAGAGGAACCGTTAAATGTAACCGTGTTCGTACCCAGCGTGAGGAGGCTTCTTGTATTATGCACTAGATGGAGGTGCCCGCCAAGTGTAATATTATAATTGCTCAGACCGGTATACAGATTATTAAAATCGCCAATAGCCAAAGAATCTCTTACATTAATATTTCCTGCCAGAGTTCTTGTTCGTGTTGCTGCCGTCGCAAGAAACTGAAGTCGACCGTAATTGTATC
This window of the bacterium genome carries:
- a CDS encoding glycosyltransferase family 2 protein gives rise to the protein MEPILVVIPAYNSESSLGNVIAKIRHHLTASGYPYDILVINDGSTDLTAGIATGLGVLLVNHAENLGKGAALKSAFQYADKNKYAVIATIDADLQHDPSSLPSMLSLFMSGNYDLIIGARQFKANKMSLSRIISNRLTSRLISMRAKQPILDSQSGYRIIRTSAIKNITIRTSRFETESEILIRLAQNHCRIGFFPIDTLYAGEKSHIRHIQDTLRFIKMYFHTIFN
- a CDS encoding DedA family protein; translated protein: MELLKDLIDIVLHLDSHLAELIANYGAWTYAILFLIIFCETGLVIFPILPGDSLLFAAGALAATTELDVHTLAVLLTAAAVLGDSVNYAIGKRIGPKVFHYEDSKFFNKQHLIRTHEFYERYGGVTIIVARFIPIIRTFAPFVAGIGAMTYSKFILYNIFGGIFWIVSLLYAGYFFGNIPIVKDNFSLVILAIIFISILPGLVAYLQAKIKRE